The genomic window gtcagcaaagatgaatggtacacaaaggaggacactggtaagtccatgaagaatgcattgtatgtactgcggtatgccaaaaggcacctcttgggacgaagcgacgtcgaacagtgaaaaaatcaaggccgtagccttagccattatcgagttacgcttgtcaaAACGCaccaggcagtcagtcagttccattaaacaaattatttttaaaattccgtagcaacttgttgaaagcgtttcgggtcgatctaaaagcttgtttgggaGTAATTTTCCTAacaaatactgcctcatcgtcgtctgggaaaattgaggctggtttttgggtgatgttattttgcctactcctttgtggtccctactatacagtaactatcatactgtatgatacaagtCACTAAGTAATTATTTTCTAAATACCTTATCAGCAATTCCCAACACCTCACTATACTGCAATAGAAGACTGATAGCATCAAGACCTTGAACAGCATTTGGCTCTTTTGCCAGTGATGAATCAGACTTCAACTTGGTCACTAGCTCTGTGCCACCTTTCAATAATAATGTAAGCATATATAAATACAATAACTTTtcatacactgtgaaaaaggtgggatataagatggtatttccagtggcttattgaatacaaataagccttaatataaatcctgtattatactcatcttatactttagtataatgcatactatactattgcatgtatggtttcagtttaattaccacaatacttggaatagcttatatctgatataatgcccacactatactatCACTTATAtagtttcagtatgtttaacacattaactaaagccttatagggattgttagtataatacaggttataccaagcttttttgtattcaataagccactggaaatactatcttatatccctcttttttcacagtgatagtctataaaattaatagcaTAATTACATGGCAATCATTAATATGTTAACAGCAAGGAGCTCTACCCAGTGATTCAAACAAGCAGCACAGGATCATAATTAAGGGTAAATAAttcattaaatgtgaccgggcctgcgaaaatagggcatgtgggcacaaactacaccccatcactctactgGTCATATCTCGGTGCTGGAAACGTATATTTcaattctgtaacttgcatcatgatgccaattacaTACTGACTAAGAGCTGAACATTGCAATGCCATACCATAATGGtgcaaaaagttatgagtgatggaagtgtgaaaaagtaggcaaaaatcatgtgcccacatgccctattatcgcaggcccggtcacaaatgttttTTAATTGCATAACTAAATCGGAAGCATagttaaggggggggggggttcctgGGGTTTTAGAAACCCGTCAGAAATATTAATTTGTGGGCTTGCTGTTGGAACACTAGGCTATCTTAACTCAGCAGCACAAATATACAGAATAAATGGAAACCAGACAGggtagtatagctacagtgtgcAGTAGGAAACTTATATGAAATCATCCTCAAAAAGAGAGTACAATAGTATGTGGGAGTGTGCCTTCCTAACTCTAATAGGTcagtcagatgtattctaataggGCAGTTAaaactactctaattgagcattcaTATAACAGAATGCAATTTTTAAATGGGTAAATACAATACTAACAGAACCATTTAGCAGTTAATGTGAATTGGATATGTGgccggattttggaaaattagtcttaatgtcacattttacaactggaATATTTGTGACTAAAATAAGGCATTACAAACTTCTACTTAGCTTTACAGTGATTACATCAGTAGTCAGTATCctgaattacaataaattctgtgaaatattttacttAGTGCATAAGTGCTTTAGTGGTGATGCATATAGGTGTGAatttctatgtatttcaaatgtgacattaagactgattttccaaaatctggtcacataattatgtacttgGATTACTAGAATACTTGACCAGTCATAGTTGAACCAAAACAATTCATATTAGGACTTTAAGGGAACCAAACATGTAATGAAAATTGTCTATACAATCAATGATATCATGTATCAATAGTAATGTTTCAAGACTTTTAATATTAAAATCTGTCAAAAGTTGGGGCTGTGCCACTCAGACTTCTAGACCAATAAAGCTAAgtcactaccaaatctggaagCCACCTAGGATACACCCCTGCTAAAGCATAAATTTTGTATTGCTAGCTAATACCATGGGATTTGTATGCACATTGGACATATGGTAGCGTGTGGTATACAGTGTACCTCCCTTTACAGTTTTCATGAAAATGTATCTCTTAGGTCCATTACCTAGCTAGAGTGATTCTTACAGTGTGTTTCTGTGCTGGGGATGTGTACATGCCAGATTTATGATAAATATCTCATGTGTTCCTCATTCTTCTTTTCTTTCTTACTGTAGACTGTACACATAATGCAAATACACAATATGATTGCCCAAAATTATGGCATACATAAAGGAGATATTATAGAGGAAAGTCACACTacaagagctgaaaattggtgcatTTATACATTAACCATCATCAAAAGACATTAAATAGATGTAACAACCAAGCCGCAAGTTACTCTACtactaggcttgagccaattatgctttgaaaattgcctattatgctctcaaaatcaagattatgctcgagagctgactgttttattagagtatatctgcatttcctgactgctgcattagagtatatcgatattatttctataaagtgtgaataatcagtcaggAAATAGTGAAAATAGTAATACTACAAgtttttttgatatgaaatagagtaataatgtgcagtgttcatgttgtgcagtatttttgacACACGCGTTGCACGTTTTAATTtaaattcttgaaaattgtcctattatgctagcaagCTGGTATGATCATAACACACCAGCACAGGTGTGATATTGctgtccaaactggcacatctTCACAAGCGTAGTATGCACACCACATCAATCACACTAATAAGAGTGTGACCATACGTTtacaaatgacaaaaagcacttAATGCATTTAGGAGTGGGAGGCATGTCATGACAAgctattatcaaagtcaactaCAAATCTCAGTATTATTTATAAAATGCTACATCATCTACAGTTTTGCAATTGGTGTTACAatcctggaatgtcaacaatctacaaacagtacacaacgcTATGTGTCAGTCAGCAATTTACCTACTTTAACATCTCTACCTAAgcattgttttcaaaatgtatttaaaacctatatcaccaagcatggagtttcattgtgggttttaatttcactcaaccaAGGTTTACATGTTCTAGAGTACGATATGTACTGGCCCCTCGGATCATTAGTGTACAGCATTGTTATCCCTATACTGTTGTTTACATTCTGATGACATAATTGATGTATTTTATTTAGCGATGAGCTAatggaaattaattttgttgatacaaacatatataCCAGCTTTGTGCATTGATCTGAACTGCctgtgtgtaatggcttagcacaaaatgagtttattgtcacaattatattttaaacACGTAAATTCAATGAAATTGATACTTTGTGATCCTTCTTACAACCCCTCAATAATAAAGGATGCCACAAAATACCTCTTTTAAATACTGGAATCATCTATAATGGCACAGAATAGCTTTTCATGTATAAATATTGGTGTCATACACACCAATGTACAGTTACACTGCTTATCTTATGTGCTTTTCACAccatatcctgaaagtgtgactgcaccccaagggtgtgctgctgtttaagtgtgctatgaccacctgaGTTATAACAGTGCTTGATGCTTGAtacttttgctagcctattatgctcgaaattatgctggcataattggtgcaagcctatCTACTCATACAAATTTATAATTGCAAGATTTGTTTTcaacattaacaataaaatatTGCAGGCAAACACTTTTActaggcctgcgtcaaatataccagcataataaaaagcataagaggctggagtgctatgctagcataatgctagaATACTAGGTGGAGATATACCAagaaaatagatcaatactccctaatagagcagtcactttgtaATCACTAGagcagtgattgctctattatcgttatgaaatactctaatagagcattcacgcGTTAAAATGTTCTAAGATAagtgtaagaaatgttgctaaacTAGGAGCATAATGTAAGCCTAGTGGGAACAATGAAGAGCATATTAAATCGGTGAAAAATTACGGAAATTCCTGAAGGAATCCCGGGCAAATTTTTGAACATAATATTTGACTGAGGCCTAACTTTTACACTATGTAAGTTGTCTTTACTCATTCTATCATTCTAGTAGAACAATAAGCAGAGTTAAATAACCTTTAATATCAACCAGGCATAACCTATCTTTAGGTTTGCATTTACCAACATTGTGACGTATATAaacaaatttgcaaaatttgttTCATTTTTAAAACAAGTataaaaaggatgtgaaatctaaggtagtggccaagaaatggctttaACCATTTAATGTCAATGGAGTTTGACAATGACATCATTGCTGTCATCATTAGTattaacaacataattatatagcagCCATctcttggttgccacctttaGTTTTTAACCTTGAAAGCTGCACGTTTCTTCTCAGTTTGACTATTttggtatagctatatatatatagttataatgctttatatatacatatgtatatagcaAAAAATTATTATAGTTgcatgatgcatgtatatatgtgacagggcctgcgaaaacagtgcatgtgggcacaaactacatcccatcgcTCCACAGGTCATATCTCTGTGCTGGAAAattatatttccattctgtaacttgcataatgatgccaattaaatgcataCTAAGAGGTGAAAATTGCAATGTTAtagtataatggtacaaaaagttatgaatgatGGAAGTGTGAAAAGGtatacaaaaatcatgtgcccacatgccctactattgcaggcctggtcacatacgTATGTTTGCATATGTGCATATGTGCTGGGAAGTAtgaatgtacagtacataattgtgaccggatttgcgaaaaggggtcttccacacacatccactttaccaactttgacaattcataacttcagattggaaacagttattgccttgaaatttagtgAATAGTAAGAACCAACATAGGTGAATGGATGTTGAAAATTTCAGGcttgtatctttcttgaacacaacattatggtcttccaagttcatagaattggatgtgtgtggaagaccccttttcgcaaatctggtcacaattatagtGCAACCGGGCATAAACCTCCAAACTTATTTTACTTCCTCGCCCACGCATTTATTTCTATATGCCACTAGATACATTCTATAATGTTTTTATCCTTTCATGTGTTGCTTTCCTCATTAGTATTTCatatttttttgcttttttgtggttatacatatttgcagtgtctcagagcgtacttttataaattgtggttttcaacaaatttcacagaaaaatcagtaatcTGACTTTACGATgtcataaaacaaaaactaaaaagaaatttacaaaacccCAGCTACAAATTTTAGGCATGTCTATCTCCTTTCAGAAAATAATGagtatatgtaaaaattttgaagtatgtgaaactagatacattttttcgaaaccctatgaaaatcacaaaaatcaccataacctacttttaaaacatttttttacaaatctggCACTACAAACTGTCGGGCTTGATGCAACCTTTCATCTACTAGAAAATTATTgaaaaactcaaaagtatataAAACTAGATACAAAAAACCAAAAACCATAAATATACCATTTGCgagataattgtggttgttgccatggtaacctttgtacaaatatgtacagatacatgagtATAACCATGTGCAAACAACAGAATTaagatgtgtggtgtatgtctcAAGTTATAACcagaaacatgaaatttaactttttgGAAGTACATGCCCGGTTGCACTATATGCATTTATGAATATAAAATAGTTTTATCGAGTTATTACTTACCTCTCATCTGAACAAATACACCTATCTTATCAGCAGAGGCATTACCTAGTCCTTTCTGTGTCATCTCCTCTTTCACTTCTGCCCATGGTTTCTTCAGAATACACAAAAATGACAATATCAAATTTAATTTAAAGCGTTAAACTAAATAGCCATAACATTTGTACACctattattaaattttattatataATCCTCCTAAGCCATTCAGAAAAACGATAAATATTAGATGTGGTCATTACAAGTAAAGATGTAATGTAAAGTGTAATTATGTGCACTCTAatataactataattatattatgctgTACCTTGTCAAGTTTGTCTACTGCAGAGCAGATTGTCTTGAATTTCTCCTCAGGAACATTACACGCAGCGAAGATACCATCAAGAAGTTGTCGGTGGTTTACCTAAAGCAATACATATTTGGTACATTGCAGTTGGTATGTATTATGGTTTACTTTGATTATGAACTTTTTCATGTCTAGCTCAGAAAGAATCTCAGTAATGATCTTTAAGCATTCTACATCAGGTATCATAGGATCATGGTCACCAGCAATGTCAAAATCCTGTAAACTTTAATGCAACAAAGTCGTTTGCAATATTCCTTTAACCTACACATTGATAAAATTCGCGGTAACGTCCACGTGTCATATAGGGTTGATCTCGACGGTACACTCGAGCAATGTGAAACCTTTTGATTTGCTTTATGTTGTTCATGGCTATGTACCGTGCAAACGGTACCTAAATTAGGTTAAGTGCAATTATATGGAACACTTTGCAGAACATTGTACAATTTAGATTAGGAGCAAAAGGGAAGGATACAGTAAGATCAAATCTTAAGGAAAGCTGCTCTCCTCCTTGATCAGCTAGGTCAAAAATCAGCTTGGAATCTTCTCCATATTTCCCGGTAAGAGTTTCCTATGTGACATTTGAAAAAAACCAAAAAGGAAAGGATGCATTGTTAGATACCTTCAATTCAGCAACAGGTGTATCAATAGCCACTGCACCATGACGCTTGTAAATATTCTGAATGGTAGTGAAGAGGTGCTCTCTGATTGCCATTTGCATGGGAGTATAGTCCCTCATTCCCTGTAggcaaaaaaattatgtgaTTGTTATAATCTATGTATGTAAACATACAAATTATGGTTATACTGTATGTTCAAACTACTTTTACCTTTGGTGGTTTCAGAACAAATTTTACTGGTACATCTGCAGCTGCATCAGCCATTTTTGAACTATCTTCAGCTATAAACATTAGGGTATTAACAAATATTATTTAATCAATCATGTATTGACATTGGTACCTTCATTAAATACCTGTGAGTGCACAATTATGTGTTCTCATACAGACTAAGCAATAAGATGGAATTAAGTTGACTGTTTTTTTTCCAAGCTTTTACTAAATCATACCAGTTTAGTAATAAACACATCAGCTACCACTGATCTTAGCCATGCACTAAAAATAATAGCTAAATGTTGTACTCATTCTCTTGCTAAATGTATCTCTATCATGTCATTCAAGCAAAAGTTGATTAGCTCTCCTGATGTAAATGACTTTTGCATTACTTTTGTACCACAAAAGTTTTCGAACTGTAAAAACTAGCAATCAAATGGTAAAACAGCCCCATGAAAACTTTTAGCATTGCATGTTGAAAATATAGCATTAATAATCTGTCTGTAGTTGTATACAGAAGCAACAGTTTTAATAGATACAACATTAAAATGTTCCCAGTATTGATGCGCAAGCAAAACTTGTGCCATAGTTGGTTCAGAACAAGCTTGGCAGTACACTAGGATTCCGTAACTGTGCAATATCTTATGTTAATGGgatatacacactgccttaacaagatatatgtaCTGTAACGAGATTATGCACATCAATGCATATAATTTATATTTTGTGACTGAGTTTGCAAAAAGGGCCGGgatcttctacacacatccaatttgctaACTTTGAAACTTTGTAACTATGAATCTTTGTAACTATAGATTGGAAAGactattaaaataaaaattgtTCGGTAATGAGCACCAACGTATCTTAATAGATGGAGAAAATTGTACGGATTTGTGCTTTTTGAACACAGTGTCACGATCTTCCAAGTACATAGAATTTGATGTGTGTGGTAGACCCCTTGTCACAAGCCAGTCACAAAATCTTTTTGAAATTCCTAAACCAGTGCATTATGTGcataatatatatgtactggttttcttttgatctgaggtgtgaaagtggtactaTATTATTAGAACTTTGGCATTAGCCTGTTTTGCTTgcataaatttgagcataattattattgtataggTTGTTCTGAACATCAAACTTATTGATGGTAATTTAGAAAGGTTTTGTCATACTGTTGTCTGTGAAAAATGCACTTCATGGATATAGATTGTCATAATTACTCTCTCTAGGCCTATGTCTAATATGCCAGCATTGTAAAAGGCATAATGGGTTGGAGTGCATtgcagcataatgctagcatattaggtggatatttcaaacaactatagagcttaattccatgataGATACTtcctaatagtgcagtcagtggaaactgcaaactgcactAGAGCACGTAAATGCATTATACAAAGCTCCATAAATTGATGCtatctaatagaatagtcactttgtagtgaaatattctaatacagcattcactgatcaaaatgttccaagattgtAAGAAATGATActaacttaggagcataatgtaaGCATAATGGGAATGCTGAagagagcataataggtataaattttgggaaatatctgaaaacattttgggcaaacttttgagcatatttgactcaggtctAACTCTCTCTCTCTTTCTCACTTACACACATAACCATACCACTACTTTTCTGCCCACATACAAAAAAGCAGTAGTCTGGCTATGTGAGACTAATAGCATAATCAGTAcctataatagagcagttacataACATGTTACATTATATGTATCATCATAATAGAGTGTGTTTTTCATTAGTAACTTTTAAACAATTActcaaaaattattataatacatTCAAAAGGTGTAAATTTGTCATAGGCCAAGGCAAGtttaaacataattattatgagtaCAACAGTTTAAATTTTTGAGCACCACAGCATAGCATGATAGGCAGGTACCTAAAATAAGGGCATGTTTGGACAAAGTTGTGTTGAGCAGTATCAATAATTTGGATGCTAGAGCTAAAAATGTTTTATAACAAGCAGGCTTTAAAAGTGACATACTGGATTCGCTGTCATAACATTacatttattattatcattacatGGTGGAAGTAAGATCAGCGTATTATGATAATTTTTAAAagaatacaataattataaccaCACATAATAATTCAGATACAGCTTTGATGTTCAAGAAGTCTAAATCGTACATGCTACTTTCCTACAAAGTCTTTTACTTAAACTAAAATAACCCCTACACAAAGGGTTTATTGCAATAAGAACGATAGCCAGCATTGTTATTTATGTGAAGGAAATATGGTTTCTTCCCATTGAGCGAGGCTCATAGTAGCCAATTTTTTTGCATCTTGGTTGGGATATGCACCTTGTGCAAGGGACACATATGGAGCACAGGTCAGAGCACAACCAAACATTCCCG from Dysidea avara chromosome 2, odDysAvar1.4, whole genome shotgun sequence includes these protein-coding regions:
- the LOC136247317 gene encoding histidine--tRNA ligase, cytoplasmic-like, producing MSTEDSSKMADAAADVPVKFVLKPPKGMRDYTPMQMAIREHLFTTIQNIYKRHGAVAIDTPVAELKETLTGKYGEDSKLIFDLADQGGEQLSLRFDLTVPFARYIAMNNIKQIKRFHIARVYRRDQPYMTRGRYREFYQCDFDIAGDHDPMIPDVECLKIITEILSELDMKKFIIKVNHRQLLDGIFAACNVPEEKFKTICSAVDKLDKKPWAEVKEEMTQKGLGNASADKIGVFVQMRGGTELVTKLKSDSSLAKEPNAVQGLDAISLLLQYSEVLGIADKISFDLSLARGLDYYTGLIFEAVLTGEGEDGVGSVSGGGRYDSLVNMFSPKSKVPCVGFSIGIERIFSIMENRAKDVRTVETEVLVASGQKHLLPDRLKVCKLLWEAKIPTEIFYKDNPKLLNQFQYCEKEKIPYMVIVGDEEKANGGVKIRDVASRKEEFAKYEEIVTQIRMLPRPK